The window CGGCGGGACGGCTGGCGAAGCCTCACGCTGGCCGAACCGACCCTCCGGCAGGGCATCGGACCGGCCGGGCCGAGCCGCCGGCAGGGGCTCAACACGCCCGGACCGAGCCGCCAGCAAGACTCCACCCCTGCCGAGCTGAGCCGCCGGCAGGGCTCCGCCCCGCGCAGACCGGGCCGCAGGCGAGGCTCCTCCCAGGCCGAGCCGACCCGTCGGCAGAGCGTCGGGGCGACCCGTCGGCAGGGGTTCAACACGCCCGGACCGGGCCGCCAGCAAGACTCCACGCCGGCCGAGCCGACCCGCCGGCAGGGCGTCGGGTCGAGCGGGGCGGTGAGGGCGGGGCGGGGGCCGGTCGATGACCGCGGGCAGGCGCTCAGTCATAGATCGCCTCCACCAGCCACCGCCCGGCCTCGACGGCGAGCAGCAGGGCCGTACCGTCGGCCAGGCATACCTGGAACCGGGCCCGGCGGCGGGCCTCGGACGGCGCCCACCAGCGCTCGTCGACCGGCCAGGGGCCGGCCCAGCCGACGATCTCGACCGGCCGGGCGGCGCCCACGGTCAGCCGGGCCGGCTCGGCGCTGACCTGGAGCCGCGCGCTGACCTCGACCGGTGTGCCGGCGGCGTCGTGCACGACCGCGGCGAGCGGGTCGGGCAGCACCACGGCCGGTGCTGGTGGCGGCAGGCGGCCCGGCCACGGCGGCGGGACGGGCCGGGCCGGAAGGCGTTCGTCGCCCCACGGCACCAGGCGCACCTGGTCGGCCGGTGAGCGCCCGCCGCCGAGCACCGCGGTGACGACCGCCTCGGGGCCGAGGATGCCCTGCACCCGGCTCAACGCCCGGTGCGCCCGCTCCCGCTCCTCGCCGGTCTCCCCCCACAGGCCGGGTTGCAGGCCGGCCTGTGCGACCACCCCGTCCGGGACCAGCCGCAGCCGGATGATGCCCGCCGTCGGGCGGGTCGGGCGGGTGCCGGCCCGGCCGGTGCTGCCGGACAGCCAGCCGTCGAGTTGCCAGCGCACCCGGTCGGCGATGGCCGCGGCGGTGAGCAGCCCGTCGTGCCGCCAGACCCGGTGCAGTTCCTGGCCGTGCGCGGTGACCGCCTCGATGCCGAGACGGGTGCAGGCCAGCCCGTGCGCGGCGAGCCGGTCGTGCAGCCGTTCGGCCAGTGCCCGGGCGGCGAAGGCCGCCGCGTCGACCCGGTCGAGCGGCTCGTCGTGGTCGGCGGTGACCGCGAGGTCGACCGGGGGTTGCCGGACTGCGAGTGGACGGTGGTCCCGCCCGGCCGCCAGCCGGTGGGCCAACGCACCGTCGAAGCCGAACCGGGCCAGCACGTCGCCGGCGGGCAGCGCGGCGAAGTCGCCCAGGGTGCGTACGCCGAGCCGGCGCAGCAGGTCGGCCAGGGCCGGGCGGCCGAGCGCCTCGACCGGCAGGTCGGCGAGGAACCCCGGTGTCCCGCCGGGCGGAACGACCCGTCCGTCGCGGGCGGCCAGCCCGGCGGCGAAGACCCCGTCGGCGATGCCGACCTGGCTCTCCACCGCGCAGGCCTGGGCGACGTGCTCGACGATCCGCTCGGCGGCCACCTCCTCACCCCCGAGGTAGCGGCTCGGCCCCCGGGCCGCCACCGCGCACGCGCCGGGGCGTACCACCTCGACGCCGGCGACCAGTTCCTCGACGGCGGCGACCACCGGTTCGAACGCCCGGGCGTCCCGCCCGGGGTCGTACTCGACGGCGGTGAGCTGGGGGCATCGGCCCTGGGCCTCACGTTTGCGCAGCCCTCGGCGCACCCCTTCGGCGCGGGCCCGCTCGGAGCAGGCGACCACCCGGTTGGCGTGCAGCACGGCGACCGGGTCGGTGGCCGGCACCCCGTCGACGATCTCCGCGGCGAGCACCGGCCAGTCCGGGCACCAGAGCAGCAGGGTCCGCACGGGCGCAGCGGTCACGTCGGACCGACCAGGGTGAGCGCGGCGGTCACGTCGGACCGACCAGGGTGAGCGCGGCGCGACGGGACGGGGCGGTGGGCGTGGAGGCGACGGCCGGGCCGACCTGGCGGAGCCGGCCGGCGGTCGACCGGCCGGTGGCGGAGACGGCGGCGGCGGGAGCGGAGCGGGGAATGACCCGGGTCAGCCCGTCCCCGGGCAGCCAGACCTTGATCTCCTTGGGGCGGGCGGCGGCCCCGCGGCCCCGCGCGGAGACGGTGACCTCGCGGCGACGCAGCCGGCCCCGCCCCTGCCCGAGCCCCTCCCAGGCGCCCCGGACCACCTGGAGGGTCACGTCCGCGCCGTCCCACCGCCCGTACGGGACGAGGACGCTGCCGCGCTGCCGGGCCCGGGCGGCCAGCCGGTTGGCGACCGAGGCGGAGACCGTCGTCGGCACGGCGGCGACCACGACGTCCACCCCGTCGATCAGCGCGGCGATGACGGTGGCCCACTCCGGGCCCGGGTGGGGCACCAGAGCGAGCCGGTCCAGGGCGATGCCCAACTCGGCGGCGGCGCCAGCCCCGAACGTCGGAACCCCGACCACGGCGCACCACGAGCCGGCCCGGGACGCCTCGGCGAGCAACGCCAGAACCAGCGAGGTGCCGCCGCTGCGCCGGGGCTGGCCGGTGGCCACCGCGATCGTGCTGCCCCGCCGCAGTCCCCGGTTGGGCAGCAGCCCGGTCAGCTCGGGGGCCACCGGCAACAGCCGGTGACCGGTCGCCGGGTCCGGCGCGCTCGCCGGGCGCACCAGACCGGCCAGTGCGGCGGAACCGACCACCATCCGGCCCGCCATCGGACCTACCCCCCGTCGTGCTGTCGGATCAGACGTGCGCGTGCCGCGCCGGGGCACCCGGTCGCCGTCGGCTGGCCGGGTGCCCGGGTCAGGCCGCGAGGCCGTCGAGTGCCGGTTGGTGGGCCACGCCGAGCGCGGCCTCCACGACCGTGACGAACTGCTCGGCGGAGCGCAGCAGGTCGTCGGCCTCCCGGGCGGTCACGACCCGTGGGATGCCGGCCTCGGCGGCGGCCCGCTTGCCGGCGCCGAGGGCGAAGAACCGGGCCCACTCGTCGAGCTCGGGGGCGACACCGGAGAGCAGGATCCAGACGCTGGTCACCCGGTGGCGTCGGGTGGGGGCGGGACGCGCCCGGGCAGCGAGCACGGCCGCGGCCGCGCGGAGCGCGGCCAGGTGGGCGGCGGCGTAGCGGAGGCCGTCGGGACGGGTCTGGGCGGCCTCGGCCAGCCCGCGCCGGGCCACCGCGAGAAGCTGGGCGGGGGTGCGGTGCGGCAGCACGTGCGCCGGCACCGTCGGTGCCTGAGCCGGGTTGGTCGGCATGGGACTGTCTCCTCCACGTGGCCGAGGCGCCGTCCCGGAGACGGCCCTGGGCCGCCGGCGGGACGCCGGGTCGAGTGGTGCGGAGGAAGACGCACCGGTGGGGTGGCCGGCCGGGTGTGGACGCTTCCCCACACCACACCCGGCCGGCGTTACCGGCGGGTTCGTCGCCCGCCGCCCGGGGGTCGTGGGCGGCGGGCGACGCTCCTGCCTGACGGGCCCGGACTCGCGACTGCCCGGGACCCAGGTGCGGCCCGCGGAGCCGCACCGCCCGGAGCCGCGCCGCGAAACACCGCCCCGGATGGTTGGAACGGGCGTTCGAGGCAATCGAACACTCGTTCTAACTACTGCTGACAGTACACCCTCCCTCCGACGAAAATGCAACGTGTGACGCGCGGACCTCGGTCGACGTCCCGGCAGGTGTCGGCCCCGGCGTCCGCCGCCGCGGCTGTGCTGGACGCCGGCAGGGGACCGCGGCGGTAGCCTCCGCTCGTGACAACCCCCCGCCCCGTCCTCGGGGTCGCCATGGTGCTCGCCTCGGCCGGGCTCTTCGCCGTCAACGGCACCGTCTCCAAGCTGGTGCTCCGCGCCGGCCTGGACGCCCCGCAGCTCACCCTGCTGCGCGCCGCCGGCGCCGTCACCGGGCTGCTGGTGCTGAGCGTGCTGCTGCGTCCGGGGGCCCGCCGGCTCCGGGCCACCCCCGGCCAGCTGCCGCTGCTGATCGGGTACGGGCTGGCCGGGTTCTTCGCCGTACCGATGCTCTACTTCGTCGCCATCTCCCGGCTGCCGGTCGGGATCGGGCTGCTGTTCGAGTACACCGCCCCGCTGCTGGTCGCCCTCTGGGCCCGGTTCGGTCAGCGCCACCGGGTGCGCCCGCGGCTCTGGGCCGGTCTGGCGTTGAGCCTGGTCGGTCTCGGCTGCGTGGCCGAGGTGTGGGGCGAACTGAAGCTGGACGGCCTCGGCGTGCTCGCCGGTCTCGGCGCCGCGGTCTTCCTCGCCGCCTACTACGTGCTCGGCGCACACGGAGCGGCGCGCCGGGACACGTTGTCGCTGTGCACCTGGGCGTTCGGCGCCTCCGCCGTGGCGGGCCTGCTCACCCGCGCGGTCACCGTGGGCACCGGCGGCTGGGAGCCGCTGGCCGCCGACACCGAGGGGGGCGTGCCCGTGGCGCTGCTCTGCGCGTACGCGGTGGTGCTCGGCTCGATCGCGCCGTACCTGCTGGTGGCCGGGGCGATGCGGCACCTGCCCGCGACCAGCGTCGGGATCATCGGCATGGCCGAGCCGGTGCTCGCCTCGGCGGTCGCCTGGGTCGTCATCGGCCCCGGTGAGGCCCTCAACACCGCCCAGCTCACCGGCGGGCTCCTGGTGCTGGTCGGCGTCGCGCTGGCCGAGACGGCCCGGGTCGCCCCGGCCCGGGCCACCGCTCCGCCCACCCCGGACACCGCTCCGCCCGCCCAGTACACCGCTCCGCCCACCCCGGACACCGGGCCGCCCGCCCCGGACGCCGCCACCGTCCCGCCCGGAGCCGGCCGGACGTCGCCCCGCCCCGCCCGGTCGGGGCCCGGCACGGCCGGCTGAGCCGCCGACCGGCGTACCGGGAAGAATGGTCGACATGCAGCCACACCCGAACGTGCGGGCGGTGCAGGACGTGCTCGACGCCGCGGGCGCCCGGGACGGGTCCGGCGCGCCGAGCCTCGTCCGCCTGCTGCCCGACGCGGTCCACACCGCCGCTGCCGCCGCCGAGTCACTCGGCGTCGCGGTCGGCCAGATCGCCAACTCGCTCGTCTTCGAGGCGGACGGCGCGCCGCTGCTGGTGCTCACCTCCGGCGCGCACCGGGTGGACACCGCCGGCCTGGCCGCGTCCATCGGGGTCGGCCGGCTGCGCCGGGCCACCCCGGAGTTCGTCCGCGCGCACACCGGGCAGGTGATCGGCGGGGTCGCCCCGGTCGGCCACCCGCGCCCGTTGCGCACCCTGGTGGACACCGCCCTGGAGTCGTACGACGAGATCTGGGCGGCCGGCGGCGTGCCGCAGGCGGTCTTCCCCACCACGTACCCGGAGCTGCTGCGGGTCACCGGCGGCGTCCCGACCGGGGTGGCGTGAGCGAGCGGAGCGCGCGAACCATGGGGCTCAGCAGCGCGGCGCCTCGCGCCGCCGTGGAGCGGAGCGAGGCGGTGGCGTGAGCGAGCGGAGCGCGCGAACCGTGGGGGCCGACGTCCCGGAGCTGGTCACCCTGCACGTGTGGCGCACCTCCCGCGCCGCGCTGCCCCGGGCGTTGACCCGGATGGCGGTCGACCCCCGCCGGCTGCGGGCCGTGCCCGGCGTGCGGTTCGGCAAGCTGCTCGGCACCGGGACCGGCACCGGCTT is drawn from Micromonospora sp. NBC_01740 and contains these coding sequences:
- a CDS encoding DNA polymerase Y family protein produces the protein MTAAPVRTLLLWCPDWPVLAAEIVDGVPATDPVAVLHANRVVACSERARAEGVRRGLRKREAQGRCPQLTAVEYDPGRDARAFEPVVAAVEELVAGVEVVRPGACAVAARGPSRYLGGEEVAAERIVEHVAQACAVESQVGIADGVFAAGLAARDGRVVPPGGTPGFLADLPVEALGRPALADLLRRLGVRTLGDFAALPAGDVLARFGFDGALAHRLAAGRDHRPLAVRQPPVDLAVTADHDEPLDRVDAAAFAARALAERLHDRLAAHGLACTRLGIEAVTAHGQELHRVWRHDGLLTAAAIADRVRWQLDGWLSGSTGRAGTRPTRPTAGIIRLRLVPDGVVAQAGLQPGLWGETGEERERAHRALSRVQGILGPEAVVTAVLGGGRSPADQVRLVPWGDERLPARPVPPPWPGRLPPPAPAVVLPDPLAAVVHDAAGTPVEVSARLQVSAEPARLTVGAARPVEIVGWAGPWPVDERWWAPSEARRRARFQVCLADGTALLLAVEAGRWLVEAIYD
- a CDS encoding SAV_6107 family HEPN domain-containing protein — translated: MPTNPAQAPTVPAHVLPHRTPAQLLAVARRGLAEAAQTRPDGLRYAAAHLAALRAAAAVLAARARPAPTRRHRVTSVWILLSGVAPELDEWARFFALGAGKRAAAEAGIPRVVTAREADDLLRSAEQFVTVVEAALGVAHQPALDGLAA
- a CDS encoding EamA family transporter: MTTPRPVLGVAMVLASAGLFAVNGTVSKLVLRAGLDAPQLTLLRAAGAVTGLLVLSVLLRPGARRLRATPGQLPLLIGYGLAGFFAVPMLYFVAISRLPVGIGLLFEYTAPLLVALWARFGQRHRVRPRLWAGLALSLVGLGCVAEVWGELKLDGLGVLAGLGAAVFLAAYYVLGAHGAARRDTLSLCTWAFGASAVAGLLTRAVTVGTGGWEPLAADTEGGVPVALLCAYAVVLGSIAPYLLVAGAMRHLPATSVGIIGMAEPVLASAVAWVVIGPGEALNTAQLTGGLLVLVGVALAETARVAPARATAPPTPDTAPPAQYTAPPTPDTGPPAPDAATVPPGAGRTSPRPARSGPGTAG
- a CDS encoding YbaK/EbsC family protein; this encodes MQPHPNVRAVQDVLDAAGARDGSGAPSLVRLLPDAVHTAAAAAESLGVAVGQIANSLVFEADGAPLLVLTSGAHRVDTAGLAASIGVGRLRRATPEFVRAHTGQVIGGVAPVGHPRPLRTLVDTALESYDEIWAAGGVPQAVFPTTYPELLRVTGGVPTGVA